A genomic region of Hallerella porci contains the following coding sequences:
- a CDS encoding ferredoxin: protein MAIKKVWLDESNDECVSCGACEGTCDAVFSVPEKMQVKEGVDYSKYEDDIKAAAEGCPAQVIKYE from the coding sequence ATGGCAATCAAAAAAGTTTGGCTCGACGAATCGAACGACGAATGCGTTTCTTGCGGTGCTTGCGAAGGCACTTGCGATGCAGTCTTCTCTGTTCCAGAAAAGATGCAGGTCAAGGAAGGCGTTGATTATTCTAAGTATGAAGATGACATCAAGGCTGCAGCAGAAGGCTGCCCGGCTCAAGTCATCAAGTACGAATAA
- the queA gene encoding tRNA preQ1(34) S-adenosylmethionine ribosyltransferase-isomerase QueA — MISTNLSDYSFEFPKELIANRTPGKGKTKILHCPKNGGPLEIVPAPKIVDFFNPGDCIVVNNTKVIPARLFGHTMHGGQVEILLVQTLFPDANGLARWEAWVHPGKAFPVGRELEIAGVKVTVEAINPDGARILCFDITPVELEEVMNKQGHVPLPPYIHRPDDEEDKKAYQTIFAKYNGAVAAPTASLHFSEQMLCDLKAKGVHIAEVTLHVGPGTFQNISEEDFRKHKMHGEHYELTQENADIINQAKKNGGRIVPIGTTSTRVIETIADENGFLVPQTGVTHAFFYPGYRYKIVDGLLTNFHWPKSSLILLVAAFYGRENTLAAYRYAVEHQLHLFSYGDGMLIL, encoded by the coding sequence ATGATTTCTACGAATTTGTCTGATTATTCTTTTGAATTTCCCAAGGAACTGATTGCAAACAGAACTCCGGGAAAAGGCAAAACAAAAATTTTGCATTGCCCGAAAAATGGCGGACCTTTGGAAATTGTGCCGGCACCAAAAATCGTGGACTTTTTTAATCCGGGCGATTGCATTGTCGTCAACAATACGAAAGTCATTCCGGCGCGTCTTTTTGGGCACACGATGCACGGCGGGCAAGTGGAAATTCTTCTCGTGCAAACTCTCTTTCCCGATGCCAACGGACTCGCGCGATGGGAAGCTTGGGTGCATCCTGGGAAAGCGTTTCCCGTGGGACGCGAATTAGAAATTGCCGGCGTAAAAGTCACCGTCGAAGCAATCAATCCCGATGGTGCACGCATTCTTTGCTTTGATATTACTCCTGTCGAACTTGAAGAAGTGATGAATAAACAAGGACACGTTCCACTGCCTCCTTACATTCACCGCCCCGATGATGAAGAAGACAAAAAAGCGTATCAAACGATTTTTGCAAAATACAACGGAGCCGTCGCTGCGCCAACTGCGAGTTTGCATTTTAGCGAACAGATGCTCTGCGATTTAAAAGCAAAAGGCGTTCACATCGCCGAAGTCACTCTCCACGTGGGCCCAGGCACTTTTCAAAATATTTCCGAAGAAGATTTTCGCAAACACAAAATGCACGGTGAACATTACGAACTGACGCAAGAAAACGCCGACATTATCAATCAAGCGAAAAAGAACGGCGGAAGAATTGTCCCCATCGGAACAACGAGCACGCGCGTCATCGAAACCATTGCCGATGAAAACGGATTTCTTGTTCCGCAGACCGGTGTGACTCACGCATTTTTCTATCCGGGTTACCGCTACAAAATCGTCGACGGTCTTCTCACCAATTTTCATTGGCCAAAAAGTTCTCTCATTCTTTTGGTCGCAGCATTTTACGGACGCGAAAATACTCTCGCCGCTTACCGCTATGCCGTAGAACATCAGTTGCATTTGTTCAGTTACGGCGACGGAATGCTCATCCTTTAA
- a CDS encoding TIGR02147 family protein, whose amino-acid sequence MFKIEMSAIDHIFDYDDYRRFLQDYFDEQKKLRAVFSHRFFAAKAGFSSSSYCLNVIRGRFNLTPKSIEKMTKALKLDNRQTKYFAALVEYNQAKRVEERESAWDEITQIRSQNEFNHISHDQKEYFSKWYYPILRELVVHPDFDGDMMHLARAIDPAISTEEARAAVKNLEKWNLIQKTPEGKFQSTSLMLDARNVSPMDLREIRREYVQQAIGAVESKKPSERFATFTTLAMSESSYDYAVKILEEARKKIIAKASDDPIMDKVYEMMIVAFPMSKKFEKENEK is encoded by the coding sequence ATGTTTAAAATTGAAATGTCTGCAATCGACCACATTTTTGATTACGACGACTATCGCCGTTTTCTGCAAGATTATTTCGACGAGCAAAAGAAATTGCGCGCCGTCTTTTCGCATCGATTTTTCGCAGCCAAAGCCGGATTCAGCTCTTCGTCTTATTGCTTAAACGTCATCCGCGGGCGTTTTAATTTAACGCCGAAATCCATTGAGAAAATGACGAAAGCGTTGAAGCTCGATAATCGACAGACAAAATATTTTGCCGCTCTCGTTGAATACAATCAAGCGAAGCGCGTCGAAGAACGCGAAAGTGCGTGGGACGAAATTACACAAATTCGTTCGCAAAATGAATTCAATCACATTTCGCACGATCAGAAAGAATATTTTTCAAAATGGTATTATCCGATTCTCCGCGAACTCGTCGTGCATCCCGATTTCGACGGAGATATGATGCATCTCGCTCGCGCTATCGATCCCGCCATTTCCACAGAAGAAGCGCGCGCCGCTGTTAAAAATTTAGAGAAGTGGAATCTCATCCAAAAAACTCCCGAAGGCAAATTTCAAAGCACTTCGCTGATGCTCGACGCGAGAAATGTTTCGCCGATGGATTTGCGCGAAATTCGCCGCGAGTATGTGCAACAAGCAATCGGTGCCGTCGAAAGTAAAAAGCCGAGCGAAAGATTCGCCACATTTACAACTCTTGCGATGAGCGAAAGCTCCTACGATTATGCCGTAAAAATTTTAGAAGAAGCCCGCAAAAAAATTATTGCAAAAGCTTCGGACGATCCGATTATGGATAAAGTTTACGAGATGATGATTGTCGCCTTTCCGATGAGCAAAAAATTTGAAAAGGAAAATGAAAAATGA
- the argB gene encoding acetylglutamate kinase encodes MKKVVVKIGGSLAIDEAKLLDFTRAIAMLTAQDFQVAVVHGGGKDINENIALLSEEPRFIEGLRVTTPGIMKMVEMTLSGHVNKKLVRMLENNGASAIGISGVDGKLFEAKKREGKVDLGQVGNIEKVNPKIVTDLWNAGWTPVVSPISIGEGVAWNINADTAASELAVALKADKFLLVSDVPGVLDKEKNVISNLSEEKVEELIADGTISGGMIPKVKESFRAIQRGLGEIHILGWKDAETFAKQIHGELNYGTILA; translated from the coding sequence ATGAAAAAAGTCGTCGTAAAAATCGGTGGCAGCCTCGCTATTGACGAAGCTAAGCTCCTGGATTTTACCCGCGCAATCGCTATGCTCACGGCTCAAGATTTTCAAGTAGCAGTCGTCCACGGCGGTGGCAAAGATATCAACGAAAACATTGCGCTTCTTTCCGAAGAACCGCGATTTATCGAAGGTTTGCGAGTGACGACTCCGGGCATTATGAAAATGGTCGAAATGACTTTGTCCGGTCATGTGAACAAAAAATTAGTCCGTATGCTCGAAAATAACGGTGCGTCTGCCATCGGAATTTCTGGCGTGGACGGAAAACTTTTCGAAGCGAAAAAGCGCGAAGGAAAAGTGGATTTGGGTCAAGTCGGAAACATCGAAAAAGTGAATCCGAAAATTGTCACCGATTTGTGGAACGCTGGTTGGACGCCTGTCGTAAGCCCCATTTCCATCGGCGAAGGCGTTGCTTGGAATATCAACGCAGACACCGCAGCTTCCGAACTTGCAGTCGCTCTCAAAGCCGACAAATTCTTGCTCGTAAGCGATGTTCCCGGTGTTCTTGACAAAGAAAAAAATGTCATTTCTAATCTTTCCGAAGAAAAAGTCGAAGAGCTTATCGCCGACGGCACAATCAGCGGCGGCATGATTCCGAAAGTCAAAGAAAGTTTCCGCGCTATTCAACGCGGACTCGGAGAAATTCACATTCTCGGCTGGAAAGATGCCGAAACTTTTGCAAAGCAGATTCATGGAGAACTGAACTATGGCACAATCCTCGCTTAA
- the cysS gene encoding cysteine--tRNA ligase, with protein MSLSFYNTATRKKEPFSLLPGEDTVKMYCCGPTVYHFAHIGNLRTYIFEDTLCRTLEYYGYKLNHIVNITDVGHLTSDGDTGDDKMEKGAAREGKSVWDIAKYYMDAFFADWHALNIQEPTRWVRATDHIQEQIELVKILEEKGYTYRTSDGIYFDSLKFPRYADFARLDVENLRKGSRIDMGEKHNATDFALWKFSPKDKKRLMEWESPWGIGFPGWHIECSAMAMKYNGPTLDIHCGGTDHIRVHHTNEIAQSECATGKPFSRFWMHGEFLRLDGNKMSKSSGEFLTVSVLKDKGYNPLDYRLFALTSHYRNYLNFSFESLDSAREALKSLHKKTDPLIGKATAIESDAAKKWQQEFRDAIGDDLNMPRALGILNSVLKTDLSEGEKAALVADFDRVLGLKLDEPRKEFAKKADPNAADDSAEIEALIAQRTEARKTKNWAESDRIRDLLKEKGIEIKDSPQGTTWTRK; from the coding sequence ATGTCACTTTCATTCTACAATACAGCAACTCGAAAAAAAGAACCGTTCAGCCTTCTCCCCGGCGAAGATACCGTGAAGATGTATTGCTGCGGTCCTACCGTTTACCATTTTGCGCACATCGGCAATTTGCGCACATACATTTTCGAAGACACGCTCTGTAGAACTTTAGAATATTACGGCTACAAATTAAATCACATCGTCAACATTACCGACGTGGGTCACTTGACAAGCGACGGTGACACCGGCGATGATAAAATGGAAAAGGGCGCCGCTCGCGAAGGAAAATCCGTTTGGGATATCGCCAAATATTATATGGATGCATTCTTCGCTGATTGGCACGCTTTAAACATTCAAGAGCCGACGCGTTGGGTGCGCGCAACCGATCACATTCAAGAACAAATTGAACTCGTAAAAATTCTTGAAGAAAAAGGTTACACCTATCGCACTTCGGACGGCATTTATTTTGACAGCCTGAAATTCCCGCGTTACGCCGATTTTGCGCGTCTCGATGTTGAAAATTTGCGCAAAGGCAGCCGCATCGATATGGGCGAAAAACACAACGCCACCGATTTTGCTTTGTGGAAATTCAGCCCGAAAGACAAAAAGCGTTTGATGGAATGGGAAAGTCCGTGGGGCATTGGATTCCCCGGCTGGCACATTGAATGCTCTGCGATGGCGATGAAATATAATGGTCCCACTTTGGACATTCACTGCGGCGGCACGGATCACATCCGCGTTCACCACACAAATGAAATCGCACAAAGCGAATGCGCAACCGGAAAACCGTTTAGCCGTTTCTGGATGCACGGGGAATTTCTCCGCTTAGACGGCAACAAAATGAGCAAAAGTTCTGGCGAATTTTTAACCGTTTCCGTCTTAAAAGACAAAGGTTATAATCCGCTGGATTATCGCTTGTTTGCGCTCACGAGCCATTACCGCAACTATTTGAACTTTAGCTTTGAATCTCTCGACAGCGCCCGCGAAGCCTTGAAAAGTCTGCACAAAAAGACAGACCCTTTAATCGGCAAAGCCACCGCAATCGAAAGCGATGCTGCGAAAAAATGGCAGCAAGAATTCCGCGATGCAATCGGCGACGATTTGAATATGCCGCGCGCACTCGGCATTTTGAATAGCGTTCTCAAAACCGATTTATCCGAAGGCGAAAAAGCAGCACTTGTCGCTGACTTTGATCGCGTTCTCGGACTCAAATTGGATGAACCGCGCAAAGAATTTGCGAAAAAAGCCGACCCGAATGCAGCCGACGATTCCGCAGAAATCGAAGCGCTCATCGCGCAGCGCACCGAAGCCCGCAAAACCAAAAATTGGGCAGAAAGCGACCGCATCCGCGATCTTCTCAAAGAAAAAGGCATCGAAATCAAGGACAGTCCGCAAGGAACAACTTGGACAAGAAAATAA
- a CDS encoding LamG-like jellyroll fold domain-containing protein: MNFLLLSGIFFGCSDDRTAGGVTDIGNSIAGRIYLADGETPAAHARIVAYEDSWKNSNIADSVETWSDSLGNFAFDNSAEKMQLLYASQNAENFLAASIQDSMKIILGNSKSLFGKIESEFSGSVRIVGTNLSAALNSDGEFSFDSIPAGNISLVFVKNSAPQSHFEFSANSAKEKISLPALKAFSESDSLLVFADASAYADTSLGISLSDAATAISVSLKSVPSETLRGFVLPVKFNNQIDFSLFAEPDSFKITDERGNDLSFEVDYWTPQASQGVLWVRLDSLLADCEKVNLYVIHSNDSKKSRAYLPADSILAALHLFGDEKFNSSSDTSKPFGFIGYGKKIHAGEFISLDSLNPFTHNFTLSLWAYWNGKNGHHQILFTKRASPDSLLFQWYYDTINSAFSIYNVAHWDSIPGAVSAVDTNSWKMLSLVSKNDSIAMFVNGEQIGEAISFPLYKILDDIPFLVGGNEVEEESWNGAFDEIRVVQKARSAEWLRLEYETQSAAKN; the protein is encoded by the coding sequence GTGAATTTTCTTCTCCTCAGCGGAATTTTTTTCGGCTGTTCCGATGACCGCACAGCCGGCGGCGTCACAGACATTGGCAATTCCATCGCTGGCCGAATTTATTTAGCCGATGGCGAAACTCCCGCTGCGCATGCGCGCATTGTCGCTTACGAAGACTCTTGGAAAAATTCAAACATCGCAGACTCCGTTGAAACATGGAGCGATAGCCTTGGCAATTTCGCTTTTGATAATTCTGCAGAAAAAATGCAACTTCTTTACGCATCGCAAAATGCAGAAAATTTCTTAGCCGCATCCATTCAAGATTCGATGAAAATTATTCTCGGAAATAGCAAATCCTTATTCGGAAAAATTGAATCCGAATTTTCGGGAAGCGTTCGCATCGTCGGCACAAATCTTTCGGCCGCATTAAATTCGGACGGAGAATTTTCTTTTGATTCTATTCCCGCGGGAAATATTTCTCTCGTCTTTGTGAAAAATTCTGCGCCACAATCGCATTTTGAATTTTCTGCAAATTCTGCAAAAGAAAAAATTTCTTTGCCCGCGCTCAAAGCATTTTCCGAAAGCGATTCCCTTTTGGTTTTTGCCGACGCTTCCGCTTACGCCGATACTTCTCTTGGCATTTCACTTTCTGACGCAGCGACTGCAATTTCCGTTTCCTTAAAAAGTGTGCCAAGCGAAACTCTCCGCGGATTTGTTTTGCCCGTAAAATTCAATAATCAAATCGACTTTTCTCTTTTTGCAGAACCCGATTCTTTTAAAATTACCGATGAACGCGGAAACGATTTATCGTTCGAAGTGGATTATTGGACACCGCAAGCGTCGCAAGGCGTTTTATGGGTGCGCTTGGATTCTCTTCTCGCCGACTGCGAAAAAGTGAATTTATATGTAATCCATTCTAACGATTCGAAAAAATCCCGCGCTTACTTGCCCGCGGATTCTATTCTCGCAGCGCTTCATTTATTCGGCGATGAAAAATTCAATTCTTCATCCGATACGAGCAAACCATTTGGATTTATCGGCTACGGCAAAAAAATTCACGCGGGCGAATTCATTTCTCTCGATTCATTAAATCCGTTTACGCACAACTTCACCCTTTCTCTTTGGGCTTATTGGAATGGCAAAAACGGACATCATCAAATTCTCTTTACAAAAAGAGCGTCGCCGGATTCCCTTCTTTTCCAATGGTATTACGACACAATCAATTCTGCATTTTCCATTTATAATGTTGCGCATTGGGATTCCATTCCCGGAGCTGTTTCTGCAGTCGATACGAATTCTTGGAAAATGCTCAGTCTCGTTTCGAAAAATGATTCCATTGCGATGTTTGTAAATGGCGAACAAATCGGCGAAGCAATTTCATTCCCGCTTTACAAAATTCTCGATGACATTCCATTCCTCGTCGGCGGAAACGAAGTCGAAGAAGAATCGTGGAATGGCGCGTTCGACGAAATCCGCGTCGTTCAAAAAGCGCGAAGCGCCGAGTGGCTGCGCCTGGAATACGAGACGCAAAGCGCCGCAAAAAATTGA
- a CDS encoding DUF3536 domain-containing protein, with protein sequence MAKNPLYFAIHGHFYQPPRENPWTGEIENQPSAAPFHDWNDRIAAQCYTPNAASRILSGSGRIQNIVNNYEYMSFNMGPTLIGWIRTHLPDTYRRIQEADAKTVKRFGHGNAIAQVYNHIIMPLASHEDRITQIRWGIQDFETHFGRKPEAMWLAETAINMDVIVDLIREGIRFTILSPTQAECFRPLGGKDSDWKGCENTDIDTTRPYRIFPVDENGKKICDGYLDVFFYNPWLSSAVGFEHLLRDANVFGKRIQDGFDPNREDAQLVSIGTDGESYGHHEPFGDMCAAWLFNHYAPEHEMIPVNFGWFLEKFPPKFEVKIKNAHSEGCAWSCAHGVGRWYRDCGCSTGGGPDWNQKWRTPLRDAMNYLKKFADEVFVREMEKIARVNPWDARNLYAQVLVKPEEKDRKEKFFAEILKDPNDKKARATAIRLMEIEKFCLFSFTSCGWFFNDIEGLEPVQNMRYAERAMELLRPFLPINHPLRDQFLSILGRATSNEHHWSGTEVFVRYAMPDMPVALKLLAERAIVLHMGLDKYEDKAELDSRISEKVIASQKYETIVHVVFDDADIGEKTDATILVLNDNMGRVTAVVFGGINPDEIEFIPNSNVAIKDLHEQFPTAYIVRMRNLMSDSLRHINQLLTKSRLVEVTHAFDGFALEHGLSIDSLADQDHTLTDTMRKALSLEINAKIHEMALQYLKAHDENLLNSVRDLVEEARELNTQFSFGGTGRMFHKKLSELIESASTDYDENVIKHITGLISMANWLNLYINKSSLENQAFESYKRYIADSQNPQYRALRPMFDWLNFERRAEPRN encoded by the coding sequence ATGGCAAAGAATCCTCTCTACTTCGCAATTCACGGCCACTTTTATCAGCCGCCGCGTGAAAATCCGTGGACGGGTGAAATTGAAAATCAACCGAGTGCAGCGCCATTCCACGATTGGAACGATCGCATCGCTGCGCAGTGTTACACGCCTAATGCCGCAAGCCGCATTCTTTCGGGCTCGGGACGCATTCAAAATATCGTCAACAATTACGAATACATGAGCTTCAACATGGGTCCGACTTTAATCGGTTGGATTCGCACGCACTTGCCCGATACTTACCGTCGCATTCAAGAAGCCGATGCAAAAACGGTGAAGCGTTTCGGACACGGCAACGCAATAGCTCAAGTTTACAATCACATCATTATGCCGCTCGCTTCTCACGAAGATCGCATCACGCAAATTCGTTGGGGCATTCAAGATTTCGAAACGCATTTTGGAAGAAAGCCCGAAGCGATGTGGCTCGCCGAAACCGCGATTAACATGGATGTCATCGTGGACTTAATCCGCGAAGGCATTCGCTTCACCATTCTTTCGCCGACGCAAGCAGAATGTTTCCGTCCGCTAGGTGGCAAAGATTCCGATTGGAAAGGTTGCGAAAATACAGACATCGACACAACTCGTCCGTATCGCATTTTCCCCGTGGACGAAAACGGCAAAAAAATTTGCGACGGCTACTTGGATGTTTTCTTTTACAATCCGTGGCTTTCTAGCGCTGTGGGATTTGAACATCTTTTGCGCGACGCCAATGTTTTTGGAAAACGCATTCAAGATGGATTTGACCCGAATCGCGAAGACGCTCAACTTGTAAGCATCGGAACTGACGGTGAATCTTACGGTCACCACGAACCGTTCGGCGATATGTGCGCCGCTTGGCTTTTCAATCATTACGCGCCCGAACACGAAATGATTCCGGTGAATTTTGGTTGGTTCCTCGAAAAATTCCCGCCGAAGTTTGAAGTGAAAATTAAGAACGCTCACTCCGAAGGCTGTGCGTGGAGCTGCGCTCATGGCGTTGGCCGTTGGTACCGCGATTGCGGATGTTCAACCGGCGGAGGCCCCGATTGGAATCAGAAATGGCGCACACCTTTGCGCGATGCGATGAATTATCTGAAAAAATTTGCGGACGAAGTTTTTGTCCGCGAAATGGAAAAAATCGCCCGCGTAAATCCGTGGGATGCGCGAAATCTTTACGCACAAGTTCTCGTCAAGCCCGAAGAAAAAGACCGCAAAGAAAAATTCTTCGCTGAAATTTTAAAAGATCCGAACGACAAAAAAGCCCGAGCAACAGCGATTCGTTTAATGGAAATTGAAAAATTCTGCTTATTCAGTTTCACAAGTTGCGGTTGGTTCTTCAACGATATCGAAGGCTTGGAACCAGTGCAAAATATGCGTTACGCTGAACGTGCAATGGAACTTTTGCGTCCATTCCTTCCTATCAATCATCCGCTGCGCGATCAATTCTTAAGCATTCTCGGACGCGCGACTTCCAATGAACATCATTGGAGCGGGACCGAAGTTTTTGTGCGCTACGCAATGCCCGATATGCCTGTCGCCTTAAAACTTTTAGCCGAACGCGCTATCGTTTTGCACATGGGACTTGACAAATACGAAGATAAAGCAGAACTCGATTCTCGCATTTCGGAAAAAGTCATCGCTTCGCAGAAATACGAAACAATTGTTCATGTCGTCTTTGACGATGCAGATATCGGCGAAAAAACAGATGCCACGATTCTCGTTTTGAACGATAACATGGGCCGCGTAACCGCAGTCGTTTTCGGCGGAATCAATCCCGACGAAATTGAATTCATTCCGAATTCCAATGTTGCGATTAAAGATTTGCACGAACAATTCCCCACCGCATACATTGTCCGCATGCGCAATTTGATGAGCGATTCTCTGCGCCACATCAATCAACTTCTCACCAAGTCTCGCTTGGTCGAAGTCACGCACGCCTTTGACGGTTTCGCCTTGGAACACGGACTTTCAATCGATTCGCTCGCCGATCAAGATCACACATTGACTGATACGATGCGCAAAGCGCTCTCGCTCGAAATCAACGCCAAAATTCACGAAATGGCTTTGCAATATTTAAAAGCGCACGACGAAAATTTGTTAAACAGCGTCCGCGATTTAGTCGAAGAAGCCCGAGAATTAAATACGCAATTCTCCTTCGGCGGAACAGGTCGAATGTTCCACAAAAAACTTTCGGAACTCATTGAAAGCGCATCGACTGACTACGATGAAAATGTGATTAAACACATCACCGGACTCATCTCGATGGCAAATTGGCTCAACCTTTACATCAACAAATCGTCTCTCGAAAACCAAGCATTTGAAAGTTACAAACGTTACATTGCCGATTCGCAAAATCCGCAATACCGCGCGTTGCGTCCTATGTTTGATTGGCTCAATTTTGAGCGTCGTGCAGAACCGAGAAACTGA
- a CDS encoding aspartate aminotransferase family protein produces the protein MAQSSLKNLLAEDKNVIAPLYGKPDVDFVEGKGSYLFDADGKKYLDFVAGIAVNSLGHQNAGILNAISEQAKKFIHLSNLYPNYPQIQLGKKLLEITKFDKAFFCNSGTEANEGCIKFARKYFDRKGEKNRQKIVTFVNSFHGRTFAALSATGQPAIREGFGSMPGDFVHVPWNDCEALKKEVNKDTCAIMLESLAAEGGVMTLSHEMVETVNALQKEFGCLVIVDEVQAGMGRLGVFLGHEKYGLKPDLVSLAKALGGGLPLGAVLLRQKIADELKPGDHGTTFGGNPVACAAGLSVVSQIATPALLENVKARSKQLKEGIAKIVAKFNFLGEVRGEGLILGIPLAQEKSVGDVITAARAEGLLILSAKGNVIRLLPPLNVSAAECDEALQKLEAAVSRIA, from the coding sequence ATGGCACAATCCTCGCTTAAGAATCTTTTAGCGGAAGATAAAAACGTCATCGCGCCGCTTTACGGAAAACCCGATGTTGATTTTGTCGAAGGAAAAGGCAGTTACTTGTTTGACGCCGACGGCAAAAAATATTTGGACTTTGTCGCAGGCATTGCGGTCAACAGTTTAGGTCACCAGAACGCGGGCATATTGAATGCGATTTCGGAACAAGCGAAAAAATTCATTCATCTTTCGAATTTGTATCCGAATTATCCGCAGATTCAATTAGGCAAAAAACTTTTAGAGATTACAAAATTTGACAAAGCATTTTTCTGCAATTCGGGAACCGAAGCAAACGAAGGCTGCATTAAATTTGCGCGGAAATATTTCGATCGCAAAGGCGAAAAGAATCGCCAAAAAATCGTCACCTTTGTGAATAGTTTCCACGGCAGAACTTTTGCGGCTCTTTCGGCAACGGGGCAGCCCGCTATCCGCGAAGGCTTTGGCAGTATGCCGGGCGATTTTGTGCACGTTCCTTGGAACGACTGCGAAGCGCTCAAAAAAGAAGTGAATAAAGACACTTGCGCCATTATGTTAGAATCTCTCGCGGCCGAAGGCGGCGTGATGACTCTTTCTCACGAAATGGTTGAAACTGTCAATGCTTTGCAAAAAGAATTCGGATGCCTCGTCATCGTCGATGAAGTGCAAGCGGGCATGGGACGCTTAGGCGTTTTCCTCGGCCACGAAAAATACGGTTTAAAACCCGACCTCGTTTCTCTTGCAAAAGCTCTCGGCGGCGGACTTCCGCTCGGCGCAGTTCTTCTGCGTCAAAAAATCGCAGACGAATTGAAACCGGGTGATCACGGTACGACATTCGGAGGAAACCCCGTCGCTTGTGCTGCCGGCCTTTCCGTCGTTTCGCAAATTGCAACTCCTGCGCTTTTAGAAAATGTGAAAGCACGTTCGAAGCAATTAAAAGAAGGCATTGCAAAAATCGTCGCAAAGTTCAACTTCCTCGGCGAAGTTCGTGGCGAAGGTTTAATTCTCGGCATTCCTCTTGCTCAAGAAAAATCCGTCGGCGATGTGATTACCGCAGCACGTGCAGAAGGCCTTTTGATTTTAAGTGCGAAAGGAAATGTGATTCGTTTGCTTCCACCGCTGAATGTTTCCGCAGCCGAATGCGATGAAGCACTGCAAAAATTAGAAGCTGCTGTTTCCCGCATCGCGTAA